The following proteins come from a genomic window of Paenibacillus swuensis:
- a CDS encoding kinase-associated lipoprotein B — MQNQDKVSLSIGDIVTATYKTGEYIGELTELSSPRGVVKILAVIKHPTQGDLHQLYEADVAMFHQRKALAYTEKALVPLSAIHPYSGSIPGYKESLQKAVQLEMEMLSRTGDWARRALEQLEELKKDYTF, encoded by the coding sequence ATGCAGAATCAGGACAAGGTTTCCCTATCAATTGGAGATATTGTAACTGCCACCTATAAGACCGGTGAATATATCGGGGAATTAACAGAGCTATCCTCGCCTAGGGGCGTCGTGAAGATCCTTGCGGTCATCAAGCACCCGACACAGGGCGATTTGCATCAGTTGTATGAGGCGGATGTGGCGATGTTCCATCAACGGAAGGCGCTCGCCTATACGGAGAAAGCACTGGTGCCTTTGAGCGCGATTCATCCTTACAGCGGCAGCATCCCCGGTTATAAAGAATCGTTGCAGAAGGCCGTGCAGCTGGAGATGGAAATGCTGAGCCGAACCGGAGATTGGGCGCGGCGGGCGCTTGAGCAGCTGGAAGAGCTGAAGAAAGATTACACATTCTAG
- a CDS encoding TetR/AcrR family transcriptional regulator, giving the protein MSVDRRKLIVEAASHSFARFGYKATTMDQVAKIANVGKGTIYTFFTNKEELFDEIMRNLIQDMKHAAEEVYDENVPFFDNLNTILYKMLDYRSTHELVLKLSHEVKDMGTLMAQEAIAALENEVVRYIERKVQRALDQGEIKPCDPYMTAYVVVKLYLALASDWTTNHEPLSKQTIADLFRLYLKEGLAT; this is encoded by the coding sequence ATGTCTGTTGACCGCAGGAAGTTGATCGTGGAAGCTGCGAGTCATTCCTTCGCCAGATTCGGATACAAAGCGACAACGATGGATCAGGTGGCCAAGATTGCCAATGTCGGCAAGGGGACCATATATACGTTTTTCACGAATAAGGAAGAGCTGTTCGACGAAATCATGCGCAATCTCATTCAGGACATGAAGCACGCGGCTGAAGAGGTGTATGACGAGAACGTGCCTTTTTTTGATAATTTGAACACTATTCTGTACAAAATGCTGGATTACCGCTCCACGCACGAGCTTGTGCTGAAGCTGTCCCACGAGGTCAAGGATATGGGAACGCTGATGGCGCAGGAAGCGATCGCCGCGTTAGAGAATGAAGTAGTCCGCTATATCGAGCGGAAAGTGCAGCGGGCATTGGACCAGGGCGAGATCAAGCCGTGCGATCCGTATATGACCGCTTATGTGGTGGTCAAGCTGTATCTGGCGCTGGCTTCCGATTGGACAACCAACCATGAGCCGTTGAGCAAGCAGACGATCGCGGATTTGTTCCGATTGTATTTGAAAGAGGGATTGGCGACTTAG
- a CDS encoding Ig-like domain-containing protein — protein MNKFRLKRLAGMVLVLCMISSLLAGISPARAAEEIVQGVEFSTYPSPLYVYVADQTYSLQLLATIEGQTARKNVTNDAIWTSSESSIVKVEKGVLTALKPGTVTITATYSNKQKTVTIYAKHLFKQFKLTNPGSASPENALTGKVSAELGQGLELNAKAVNDSDVSNNVTDSAVWSSSNTSVFTVAKGKITTVGEGTATLTAAYKGMETQVDVEVGKPYKSVTIQNASGTEPILEYTVGESDYPLKAVAESIAGTFKDVADTAKWTSSNAAVVMVDKGILKPVGKGTAKITVEYLGVKDEFNLNVRLKYQAMTMTPAEDISLFVSDIPVTFSAQVMNDIADATNAAPEWSTSDPIVATISTTGVVTPKSPGVAVIKASYLGLNKQITVNVMQNLTAPLVIEPEAVDTYRGDSEKLPVVKAKTITGESMDVSKIVKWTSDQPDLVEITKDGKWLAKANGSAVLTASIRKYTAAADAAPYVSKSVNVTVKEKALALIPSTTVLSLFAGQEVDLPSVDAVFADGVEENVSAKVTWKTSSDNLLIKGTKVKGLVGSKVTLTACYMNKSVNIPVTIEDRILTYEIEPETLVIYPGKTQSIKVTGYTNTGKKLSVGSKIKWTIGNTNVAIVKGASVKGLIEGATVVRGTYQGKLLEVPVTVYLRLQKLTLAEKSAKLSSGSSVTLKVNAVFDTGRTVDVSPLVTWVSSNSASVTVKDGVVTAVKKGSATIKAIYQNKYVTFRVMVYA, from the coding sequence ATGAATAAGTTTAGGTTGAAACGTCTGGCCGGTATGGTTCTCGTCCTGTGTATGATTTCTTCGTTGTTGGCGGGCATCTCCCCGGCACGTGCGGCAGAGGAAATAGTCCAAGGGGTGGAATTCAGCACCTATCCTTCGCCCCTTTATGTATATGTTGCGGATCAGACCTATTCGCTCCAGCTGTTAGCTACGATTGAGGGTCAGACCGCACGTAAGAACGTAACGAATGATGCGATCTGGACCTCCAGCGAATCTTCTATAGTCAAGGTGGAGAAAGGCGTTCTGACAGCGTTAAAGCCCGGAACGGTTACGATCACAGCAACTTATAGCAATAAACAAAAGACCGTTACAATATATGCGAAACACTTGTTCAAACAATTCAAACTGACGAACCCGGGCTCCGCCTCGCCGGAGAATGCTTTAACCGGTAAGGTGTCGGCCGAGTTGGGTCAAGGGCTCGAGTTGAATGCCAAGGCGGTTAATGACAGCGATGTTTCCAATAACGTTACTGACTCCGCGGTATGGAGCAGTTCCAACACTTCTGTATTCACGGTTGCCAAAGGGAAGATAACCACAGTCGGTGAAGGCACCGCCACACTGACAGCAGCATACAAAGGTATGGAAACTCAGGTGGATGTCGAGGTTGGCAAACCTTATAAATCGGTGACCATACAGAACGCTTCCGGCACCGAGCCCATCCTTGAATATACGGTTGGTGAGTCGGATTATCCGTTGAAAGCCGTAGCAGAATCGATCGCAGGTACATTTAAAGATGTTGCCGATACAGCGAAATGGACATCCAGTAATGCGGCCGTTGTTATGGTAGACAAGGGAATTTTGAAGCCCGTAGGCAAAGGCACCGCCAAAATTACGGTAGAATACCTGGGTGTTAAAGATGAGTTCAATCTAAATGTCCGCCTCAAATACCAAGCGATGACGATGACTCCCGCGGAAGATATCTCTTTATTTGTCAGCGATATTCCTGTGACCTTCAGCGCGCAAGTGATGAATGATATAGCGGATGCGACGAACGCCGCGCCGGAGTGGAGTACTTCCGATCCGATCGTGGCCACGATTTCGACTACCGGTGTGGTAACCCCTAAATCGCCGGGAGTTGCAGTCATCAAAGCATCCTATCTTGGCTTGAACAAGCAAATTACCGTCAACGTCATGCAGAACTTAACCGCGCCATTAGTTATAGAGCCGGAAGCTGTTGACACGTATCGCGGTGACTCGGAGAAACTGCCTGTAGTGAAAGCGAAGACGATCACCGGCGAAAGCATGGATGTATCCAAAATCGTGAAGTGGACCTCCGATCAACCGGACCTAGTCGAGATTACTAAGGACGGCAAGTGGTTGGCCAAAGCGAACGGAAGCGCGGTTCTGACTGCAAGCATTCGGAAATACACGGCAGCAGCGGATGCGGCTCCTTATGTATCCAAGTCGGTGAATGTAACCGTGAAGGAGAAAGCGCTGGCTTTAATTCCTTCTACCACTGTTTTATCCTTGTTCGCTGGGCAGGAAGTGGATTTACCCTCGGTGGACGCGGTTTTTGCGGACGGGGTTGAAGAGAACGTAAGCGCCAAGGTTACTTGGAAAACATCCTCCGACAACCTTTTGATCAAGGGAACAAAGGTTAAGGGGCTTGTCGGTTCCAAAGTTACACTTACCGCATGCTATATGAACAAGAGCGTCAACATCCCGGTTACGATCGAAGATCGGATTCTGACTTATGAGATTGAACCGGAGACATTGGTTATCTATCCGGGCAAAACGCAGTCCATTAAAGTGACAGGCTACACCAATACCGGCAAAAAGCTGTCCGTCGGAAGCAAAATCAAATGGACCATCGGCAACACCAATGTAGCTATCGTGAAGGGAGCAAGCGTCAAGGGCTTGATTGAAGGCGCGACCGTTGTGCGCGGAACGTATCAGGGGAAACTTCTCGAAGTTCCAGTGACCGTTTACCTCCGATTGCAAAAGCTGACCCTCGCCGAGAAATCCGCCAAGCTGAGCTCGGGTTCGTCGGTTACACTGAAAGTGAACGCCGTGTTCGATACCGGCCGCACAGTGGATGTCAGCCCGCTGGTCACATGGGTTAGCTCCAACAGCGCTTCGGTTACGGTGAAGGACGGCGTCGTCACAGCCGTGAAGAAAGGCTCCGCCACGATCAAGGCAATTTATCAGAACAAGTATGTTACGTTCCGCGTGATGGTTTATGCTTAG
- a CDS encoding stalk domain-containing protein produces the protein MLTKVLSAGAVSLVLTALLTSAVTAAPVKNPTSQNIEYVALGDSLTVGYEPGYTADSAPYGFVERLYEQALYHGMTEVKNYGINGLTTSGLKKYIAAIAEDLTITAGEIQPELSGDLADKRAGQTAEVKKELQSATLITVTIGGNDFLNLLETIGYDFNRIDTIAAEVPAILDNYKRDIVEILRMLRTLNPTAEIVLSDQYQPLPEFVNKDAYAELSVVTDLFALTMEEVAASQTTGPKPVIVPVGKAFEGREGEFTHIVMNRDIHPNQSGYEAMAKAFAETIWGKYNTLTDPAKPAVVAAGKEIVSPYKPIVVNGTTSVSIKEITDALGAKTRWDAASKSTVVTYGGKVVKLKGGAKTMIVNGKTVAVTSPVRFVQGKTYVPLRLLTEGLGFKLYFSGKSQTIYINK, from the coding sequence ATGTTAACAAAGGTACTGAGTGCAGGCGCTGTGTCGTTGGTTCTAACCGCTTTGCTTACTTCAGCCGTGACCGCGGCTCCCGTTAAGAATCCAACCAGCCAGAACATTGAATATGTAGCCTTGGGCGATTCCCTCACGGTCGGCTATGAGCCAGGTTATACAGCGGATTCCGCGCCTTACGGCTTTGTGGAACGGCTCTATGAACAGGCTTTGTACCACGGTATGACCGAGGTGAAGAATTACGGGATTAATGGGCTGACCACGAGTGGATTGAAGAAATACATAGCCGCTATTGCAGAGGATCTCACAATTACAGCAGGCGAAATTCAGCCGGAACTCTCCGGTGACTTGGCCGACAAACGCGCGGGACAGACGGCTGAGGTAAAGAAGGAGCTGCAGTCCGCTACCTTAATTACGGTTACGATTGGGGGCAATGATTTCCTCAATTTACTAGAGACTATCGGCTATGATTTTAACCGAATTGATACCATTGCAGCTGAGGTTCCAGCTATATTGGATAACTACAAACGGGATATCGTAGAGATCTTGCGCATGTTACGCACCTTGAACCCGACGGCCGAAATCGTCCTTTCCGATCAATATCAACCGCTGCCTGAATTCGTAAACAAGGATGCTTACGCTGAATTGTCGGTGGTTACGGATCTGTTTGCCTTAACGATGGAGGAGGTTGCCGCTTCCCAAACCACGGGTCCGAAGCCGGTCATTGTTCCTGTGGGGAAAGCCTTCGAGGGACGTGAAGGGGAATTCACCCATATCGTGATGAACCGGGACATACATCCCAACCAGTCCGGCTATGAAGCGATGGCCAAAGCCTTTGCCGAAACCATATGGGGGAAATACAACACATTAACCGATCCTGCTAAACCCGCTGTCGTCGCGGCCGGCAAAGAGATCGTCAGCCCCTACAAACCGATCGTGGTGAACGGAACAACCTCGGTTTCTATTAAAGAAATTACCGATGCGCTCGGCGCCAAAACTCGCTGGGATGCGGCTTCCAAGAGCACCGTCGTCACGTACGGCGGGAAGGTTGTCAAGCTGAAGGGCGGCGCGAAGACAATGATCGTGAACGGCAAGACGGTCGCGGTAACGTCCCCGGTTCGGTTCGTACAAGGGAAAACCTATGTGCCGCTTCGCCTGCTTACGGAGGGATTGGGGTTCAAGCTTTATTTTTCAGGGAAGAGCCAAACGATCTATATTAATAAATAG
- the gltB gene encoding glutamate synthase large subunit, which yields MKLNGLPVKQGLYDPQFERDACGMGFVANIKGNKSHAIVSEALEVLKNLDHRGGQGSEKNTGDGAGIMLQIPHTFFARELGKEGVTLPNEGAYGVGMVFLPFNEEQRTSFEQTLERIVREEGQTVIAWRTVPTDDSLLGDSAKSVQPYVRQIFIGSANGAGEGLAFERKLYVIRKRAEQAIRYSGMQGGESFYFASLSCKKIVYKGMLTTEQVSSFYQELNDPSLETALALVHSRFSTNTFPSWERAHPYRYVIHNGEINTLRGNVNWMHARQSMIATEVFGDDIGKIKPIIDNDGSDTAMFDNTLEFLYLSGRSLPHVAMMMVPEPWANHDTMKPEKKAFYEYHSTLMEPWDGPAAMAFTDGTQIGAILDRNGLRPARYYVTKDDKIILSSEAGVLDIPAEDIVYKDRLMPGKILLVDTAEGRIISDEELKASIISENPYQQWLDEHLVSLEELPDATELPEPDHKSVLLRQNAFGYTFEDLRKVFEPMAQAGVEPMASMGYDAPLAVLSGKPQRLYNYFKQLFAQVTNPPIDAIREEIVTATGTTVGPERNLLLPEPESCRQIRMKSPILSNEEFAKLRHIRRPGFRSMTLPILFTAADGAKGLEDALDLMCEAADRLIGKGHNLLILSDRGMDRENAAIPALLAVSCLHHHLIRQGTRTRVSLLLESGEPREIHHFALLLGYGVSAVNPYLALESLDDMIRQGLLTNITHQKAVQHYIKAATKGVLKVLSKMGISTIQSYRGAQIFEAVGLKEEFVNKYFTWTPSRIGGIGLDIVAEEALTLHNRAFADEGVDLTLETGGDYAWRKDGEEHLFSPQTIHTLQQAVRRNDYGLFKKYTGMFDDQSEKHLTLRGMLEFKLDQAVAVPLEEVEPVESILKRFNTGAMSYGSISKEAHEDLAIAMNRVGGKSNTGEGGEDPKRFIPDANGDSRRSAIKQVASGRFGVTSNYLVNADEIQIKMAQGAKPGEGGQLPGRKVYPWVAEVRGSTPGVGLISPPPHHDIYSIEDLAELIHDLKNANPRARINVKLVSEVGVGTIAAGVVKGLADVVLVSGYDGGTGASPQTSVRHAGLPWELGLAETHQTLLLNNLRDRVVVQTDGKLMSGRDVAVAALLGAEEYGFSTAPLVALGCIMMRVCHLDTCPVGVATQNPALREKYMGDPEHVANFMRFIAEELREWMAKLGFRTLNEMVGRSELLDTRKALTHWKARGLDLSPLLYQPEMGNNKTRYATFTQNHGLDSTLDMTQLMPAVMPALESGTPVQGIFPICNTNRVTGTIVGSEVTRRYGLAGLPADTIRLHFKGSAGQSFGAFVPKGMTLSLEGDSNDYVGKGLSGGKIVVKPSERATFAPEENVIIGNVALYGATAGEAYFNGRAGERFCVRNSGVQAVVEGVGDHGCEYMTGGRVVILGATGRNFAAGMSGGTAYVLDEHNQFINRCNIEMVLLERIEDEEEAELLQSIIRNHVEYTGSPLGQRVLSDWETMLPKFVKVIPKDYKRMMDAIERVKRSGVSEDEAVMAAFQANMRDLSRVGGN from the coding sequence ATGAAGTTAAACGGTTTGCCGGTGAAACAGGGGCTCTATGATCCGCAATTTGAACGTGATGCCTGCGGGATGGGGTTTGTCGCCAACATTAAAGGGAATAAATCGCATGCTATTGTCAGTGAAGCACTTGAAGTATTGAAGAACCTGGACCACCGCGGCGGTCAGGGCAGTGAGAAGAACACAGGAGACGGCGCGGGTATTATGCTGCAAATCCCTCATACTTTCTTTGCGAGAGAGCTGGGCAAAGAGGGCGTGACGCTGCCGAACGAAGGCGCATATGGCGTAGGGATGGTATTTCTTCCGTTTAATGAAGAACAGCGTACCTCATTTGAACAGACGTTGGAGAGAATTGTACGGGAAGAAGGACAAACCGTCATTGCTTGGAGAACGGTGCCTACGGATGACAGCTTATTGGGAGATTCCGCGAAGTCCGTTCAGCCTTATGTACGTCAAATCTTCATCGGCAGCGCGAACGGCGCGGGTGAAGGCCTTGCTTTTGAACGCAAGCTGTACGTTATTCGCAAGCGCGCGGAGCAAGCGATTCGTTATTCCGGTATGCAGGGCGGGGAGTCGTTCTATTTTGCCAGCTTATCGTGTAAGAAAATTGTGTACAAAGGCATGTTGACCACCGAGCAGGTGAGTTCGTTCTATCAGGAACTGAATGACCCTTCTTTGGAGACGGCGCTTGCTTTAGTGCATTCCCGCTTTAGTACCAATACTTTCCCGAGCTGGGAAAGAGCGCATCCGTACCGCTATGTGATTCACAACGGTGAGATTAACACGCTGCGCGGTAACGTGAACTGGATGCATGCGCGCCAGTCCATGATTGCGACGGAAGTGTTCGGCGACGACATCGGCAAGATTAAACCGATTATCGACAACGACGGTTCTGACACGGCTATGTTCGATAATACGCTGGAGTTCCTGTATCTGTCCGGACGGTCGCTGCCGCATGTGGCCATGATGATGGTGCCGGAACCTTGGGCTAACCATGACACGATGAAGCCTGAGAAGAAGGCTTTTTATGAATACCACAGTACGCTCATGGAGCCATGGGACGGACCTGCGGCGATGGCGTTCACGGACGGCACCCAGATCGGGGCGATCCTCGACCGTAACGGTCTGCGGCCTGCGCGCTACTATGTAACCAAGGATGACAAGATTATTCTATCCTCCGAAGCGGGTGTCTTGGACATTCCGGCGGAAGATATCGTATATAAAGATCGTTTGATGCCGGGCAAAATCCTGCTTGTTGATACGGCGGAAGGCCGCATCATATCCGATGAAGAGCTTAAAGCTTCGATTATCTCGGAGAATCCGTACCAGCAATGGCTGGACGAACATTTGGTGTCATTGGAAGAGTTGCCGGATGCGACCGAATTGCCGGAACCGGACCACAAGTCCGTGTTGCTTCGTCAGAACGCGTTCGGATACACATTTGAAGACCTGCGCAAAGTGTTCGAGCCGATGGCGCAAGCGGGTGTGGAGCCGATGGCTTCCATGGGGTATGACGCTCCGTTGGCTGTGTTGTCAGGGAAACCGCAACGTTTGTACAACTACTTTAAGCAACTGTTCGCGCAAGTAACGAACCCGCCGATTGACGCGATTCGCGAAGAAATCGTCACGGCTACAGGAACGACGGTCGGACCGGAGCGCAACCTGCTGCTGCCGGAACCGGAAAGCTGCCGCCAAATTCGCATGAAATCGCCGATTCTTTCTAATGAAGAATTCGCGAAGCTGCGCCATATTCGCCGTCCGGGCTTCCGCTCGATGACGCTGCCGATTCTGTTCACCGCGGCTGACGGCGCGAAAGGGCTCGAGGACGCGCTGGATCTGATGTGCGAAGCGGCGGACCGCCTGATCGGCAAAGGACATAACCTGCTGATCCTGTCGGACCGCGGTATGGACCGCGAGAATGCGGCGATTCCGGCTTTGCTGGCTGTTTCTTGCCTGCATCATCACCTGATTCGCCAAGGTACACGGACGAGAGTGAGTTTATTGCTGGAATCCGGCGAGCCGCGTGAAATTCATCATTTTGCGTTGCTGCTGGGGTATGGTGTGAGCGCGGTGAATCCTTATCTGGCTCTGGAATCGCTGGATGATATGATCCGCCAAGGCCTGCTTACGAATATTACGCATCAGAAAGCCGTGCAGCACTACATTAAGGCGGCGACGAAGGGCGTTTTGAAAGTTCTTTCGAAGATGGGCATTTCCACGATTCAATCGTACCGCGGCGCGCAGATTTTTGAAGCCGTCGGCTTGAAAGAAGAGTTTGTGAATAAGTACTTTACCTGGACACCGTCTCGAATCGGCGGCATCGGGTTGGATATTGTGGCGGAGGAAGCTTTGACGCTGCATAACCGCGCTTTTGCCGATGAGGGTGTGGATTTGACGCTGGAAACGGGCGGCGACTACGCTTGGCGTAAAGACGGCGAAGAGCATCTGTTCAGCCCGCAGACAATTCATACGTTGCAGCAAGCGGTTCGCCGTAACGATTATGGATTATTCAAGAAGTATACAGGCATGTTCGATGATCAGTCTGAGAAGCATCTGACGCTTCGCGGCATGCTGGAGTTTAAGCTGGATCAAGCGGTTGCGGTTCCGTTGGAAGAGGTTGAACCGGTCGAGTCGATCCTGAAACGCTTCAACACAGGCGCGATGTCGTACGGTTCCATCTCCAAGGAAGCGCATGAGGATCTCGCGATCGCGATGAACCGCGTCGGCGGCAAGAGCAACACCGGCGAAGGCGGGGAAGATCCGAAGCGCTTTATCCCGGATGCGAACGGCGATTCCCGCCGCAGCGCGATCAAGCAGGTGGCTTCGGGACGCTTCGGCGTAACGAGCAACTATCTGGTGAACGCCGACGAGATTCAGATCAAGATGGCGCAAGGCGCGAAGCCGGGCGAAGGCGGACAGTTGCCGGGCCGCAAAGTGTATCCGTGGGTTGCGGAAGTGCGCGGCTCCACACCGGGTGTGGGCCTGATCTCGCCGCCGCCGCATCACGATATTTACTCAATCGAGGATCTGGCGGAGCTGATCCATGATCTGAAGAACGCCAACCCGCGCGCACGTATCAACGTGAAACTCGTTTCCGAAGTTGGCGTCGGCACGATTGCCGCGGGTGTGGTCAAGGGCCTCGCGGACGTAGTCCTGGTGAGCGGTTACGACGGCGGCACCGGCGCGTCCCCGCAAACCTCCGTGCGTCACGCGGGCTTGCCTTGGGAGCTGGGTCTGGCGGAGACGCACCAGACGCTGCTCCTGAACAACTTGCGCGACCGCGTCGTCGTACAGACGGACGGGAAGCTGATGTCCGGCCGCGATGTGGCCGTGGCGGCATTGCTGGGCGCCGAGGAGTACGGCTTCTCGACGGCGCCGCTGGTTGCCCTGGGCTGTATCATGATGCGCGTATGCCATCTGGATACTTGCCCGGTCGGCGTAGCGACGCAGAATCCGGCGCTTCGCGAGAAGTACATGGGCGATCCGGAGCACGTGGCGAACTTCATGCGCTTCATCGCGGAAGAGCTGCGGGAGTGGATGGCGAAGCTGGGCTTCCGCACCCTGAACGAGATGGTCGGACGCAGCGAATTGCTGGACACGCGCAAAGCTCTGACGCACTGGAAGGCGCGCGGGCTGGATCTGTCGCCGCTTCTGTATCAACCGGAGATGGGCAACAATAAGACCCGGTATGCGACGTTCACGCAGAACCACGGCTTGGATTCCACGCTGGATATGACGCAGCTGATGCCTGCGGTGATGCCTGCGCTTGAATCCGGTACGCCGGTTCAAGGGATCTTCCCGATCTGTAACACGAACCGTGTTACGGGAACGATTGTCGGCAGCGAAGTTACTCGCAGATACGGGCTTGCGGGCTTGCCGGCGGATACGATTCGCCTGCACTTCAAGGGCTCGGCGGGTCAAAGCTTCGGCGCTTTCGTGCCGAAGGGTATGACGCTATCGTTAGAAGGCGACTCCAACGATTACGTCGGCAAAGGTTTGTCCGGCGGCAAGATTGTGGTGAAGCCGTCCGAGCGGGCGACGTTCGCTCCGGAGGAGAACGTGATTATCGGCAACGTGGCGCTGTATGGCGCCACGGCAGGTGAAGCGTACTTCAATGGCAGAGCCGGCGAACGCTTCTGCGTGCGGAACAGCGGCGTGCAAGCCGTTGTCGAGGGCGTGGGCGATCACGGCTGCGAGTACATGACAGGCGGACGCGTCGTTATTCTCGGCGCGACCGGACGGAACTTCGCGGCAGGGATGTCGGGCGGTACGGCATATGTGCTGGATGAGCACAATCAGTTCATCAACCGCTGTAACATCGAGATGGTGCTCCTGGAGCGCATTGAGGATGAAGAAGAGGCGGAGTTGCTGCAATCGATCATCCGTAACCATGTCGAGTACACAGGCAGCCCTTTAGGCCAGCGTGTCCTGAGCGATTGGGAGACCATGTTGCCGAAGTTC